The following coding sequences lie in one Ostrea edulis chromosome 8, xbOstEdul1.1, whole genome shotgun sequence genomic window:
- the LOC125672946 gene encoding beta-1,3-galactosyltransferase 5-like codes for MRRDLVVIILSTTGCVVCLLYLYCVTYSGQTRLQRTLKSNLVSPDYKRPVQTKTKYPLTLNAIYIINNVNVCRSHRKVSALVFVHSAVENYWRRKDMRATWLNISHYSPETVCVIFLVGTTHRMDMQDTLLMESRTHRDIIQGDFIDSYRNLTNKGVMGLRWITENCMNAEIVIKVDDDSFINLFKFFENYAYLKNRKRLLFCNVWEPNSMDIIRNKSRKWSVSDTFYLGHERYPLQYCSGFVVFLSTDLVRPLYQAAHTAPFFWIDDVYLFGTLPSFLEGVTFVSFGERLSFQYTKARNCYRHLMRKCKYLVMQVNDGEILEMWKAVVYDRFQSIFGYYYFG; via the coding sequence ATGCGAAGGGATTTAGTAGTGATTATACTGTCGACTACAGGATGTGTGGTATGTCTCTTATACCTCTACTGCGTGACGTATAGTGGACAGACACGTTTACAAAGAACCTTGAAGTCGAATCTAGTATCTCCAGATTACAAGAGACCCGtacaaactaaaacaaaataCCCTTTGACTctaaatgcaatatatataatcaacaaTGTAAATGTGTGTCGCAGTCATAGGAAGGTGTCAGCACTAGTCTTTGTTCACAGCGCAGTTGAAAATTATTGGAGAAGAAAAGATATGCGGGCGACATGGTTGAATATTTCTCACTATAGTCCAGAAACTGTGTGTGTAATATTTCTGGTAGGGACAACACATAGAATGGACATGCAAGACACGTTACTTATGGAGAGCAGGACACACCGCGATATCATCCAAGGTGACTTCATAGACTCGTACAGAAACTTGACAAACAAGGGTGTGATGGGATTGCGTTGGATCACGGAGAATTGTATGAATGCCGAAATCGTAATCAAAGTTGATGATGACTCTTTCATTAATCTTttcaaattctttgaaaattatgCATATTTGAAAAATCGAAAAAGGCTTTTATTTTGCAATGTATGGGAACCGAATTCCATGGACATAATTCGTAATAAAAGCAGGAAATGGTCCGTGAGTGACACATTTTATTTGGGACATGAACGATATCCACTCCAGTATTGTAGTGGGTTTGTGGTGTTTCTCTCTACAGATTTGGTCCGTCCTCTGTACCAAGCCGCGCACACGGCGCCATTTTTCTGGATCGATGACGTTTATCTGTTCGGAACTCTGCCATCCTTTCTAGAAGGCGTGACGTTTGTGTCATTCGGTGAGAGGTTATcttttcaatatacaaaagCACGCAATTGTTACAGACATCTTATGAGGAAATGCAAGTACCTTGTTATGCAGGTAAACGACGGTGAGATTCTTGAAATGTGGAAGGCTGTTGTTTATGACAGGTTTCAGAGTATCTTTGGATATTATTATTTTGGATGA
- the LOC130049645 gene encoding uncharacterized protein K02A2.6-like — protein MIWVGEKGRDIYSTWHITNEERKKLETYYTKFQAYFQPKSNKIFSRYKFNCRTQQENETCEEFLTALKVLVKDCGYANSEEMLRDRIVFGVRSAKIREKLITTGSDLSLHQAIDIANLYELSRAQLKTMSEDSKGDLVGNEVNRITTNYKGKQSDFPKCRQCGNRKHEAGERCVAIGKTCSSCGKRNHFARVCESSVKTKRSEPGAFRGNSRGKYYGKQSRRQKNRPVNMIQETDSDDNDLDDGNYFFMGMIDAINTIENWTTSLRVGDTDVQFLMDTGAKCNVITRDTYRRLKITTALEKAEALLKSYSGHKITADGMLTIPLKCNGQTHSMKFYIVDRNAPNILGADACHKLDLVRPMNAISSKTEIVKDNLQTTGSDILSEPQYAELFEGLGCLPGKYSIKLDPSVTPTIHPPRKVPISLKDKVYEELQRMEELGVIERQTEPTPWVNSMTVVNKGSKIRICIDPRDLNNAIQREHFPLKTVEDVIENMSQAKYFTKLDAVSGFWQIQLDEQSSRLCTFNSPFGRFRFKRMPFGIKSASEVFQKIMSQMLEDISGAEVIIDDILVWGSSIEEHDQRLRRVLQRAKEYNLKLSKQKCEVRKTEVKYVGQVLTQKGVKPDPEKVRAISMMQKPENRQELLTFLGLVQYLGKFLPRLSDVSAPLRKLTETAAGSEWNWNKEQEVSFKTIKAMIIEAPVLAYYDPKQPLTLSVDASSKGLGATILQQGRPIAYASRALTAAQRNYAQIEKEALAVVFGCHKFHHYIYGRQITVESDHKPLESIFRKPLLAAPMRLQRLLLAVQKYDLKIEYKPGKLMFIADALSRHYLDETTEELVPEVDVNSITLNQHLPMSKDRYTEFQQETLRDSTLQQLLHTVLSGWPEAKQNLQSTLIPYWSFRDEISHVDGLLFKGSKLLIPKSMQQKMLDLVHESHLGVVKCKSRARECMYWPGMAAQIEDKVSKCHICAEVQNSNPKEPMICTELPDRPWSKIASDIFAYQQNHYIIAVDYYSKWPEIKILKDLSSCQVVNSLKSMYSKYGIPDELVSDNGPQYTSKEFKDFTKEYGFTHTTSSPLYPKSNGQAERMVQTVKRILKKNKDPYIALMDYRNTEIQGLGKSPAQMFLGRRLKTKLPTTAKLLRSMNNDTHEKLKSRQLNFKRFHDRNATKNLPDLQAGDRVMLKVQNSWKHANIESKHHQPKSFIVSCEGKQYRRNRSSMKQTKSIKETSEVEGFDFQLPDSVSQQIPGTTRPNSDNASEHPNCDRETEQARCTRPKQTLSFPTPPQELNKTRSGRTIKAPGKYADYVMQTV, from the coding sequence ATGATCTGGGTTGGCGAAAAAGGTAGGGATATCTACAGTACTTGGCACATTACTAATGAGGAACGAAAGAAATTAGAAACGTACTACACAAAATTCCAGGCCTACTTTCAACCGAAAAGTAACAAAATATTCTCACGCTACAAATTCAACTGTAGGACACAGCAAGAAAATGAAACATGTGAGGAATTCTTAACAGCATTGAAAGTTCTAGTTAAGGACTGTGGTTACGCTAATTCAGAAGAAATGCTGAGAGACAGAATAGTGTTCGGAGTGCGTTCAGCGAAAATTAGAGAAAAACTTATTACTACCGGAAGTGATTTGTCATTACATCAAGCAATAGACATAGCGAATTTATATGAACTCTCTAGAGCTCAACTGAAAACTATGAGTGAGGACAGTAAAGGCGACCTCGTAGGAAACGAAGTGAACCGTATCACAACAAACTACAAAGGAAAGCAGTCAGATTTTCCGAAATGCAGACAGTGTGGAAATAGGAAACACGAAGCCGGAGAAAGGTGTGTCGCAATTGGGAAAACATGTTCTAGTTGTGGTAAGAGAAACCATTTTGCGCGAGTATGTGAATCTAGTGTGAAAACAAAGCGAAGTGAACCAGGTGCTTTCAGAGGAAATTCGCGTGGGAAATATTATGGAAAGCAATCAAGGAGACAAAAGAATCGTCCAGTGAATATGATTCAAGAAACTGATTCTGATGACAATGACTTAGATGatggaaattattttttcatggGAATGATTGATGCTATCAACACGATAGAAAATTGGACTACGTCATTGAGAGTAGGAGACACAGATGTACAGTTTCTCATGGACACAGGTGCAAAGTGTAACGTGATTACCAGAGACACTTATCGAAGgcttaaaatcacaacagcacTGGAGAAAGCGGAGGCGTTACTGAAATCATATTCAGGACACAAAATCACAGCTGATGGTATGCTCACCATTCCACTGAAATGCAATGGTCAAACTCATTCTATGAAATTCTACATAGTCGACAGAAATGCGCCAAACATCTTGGGAGCAGATGCTTGTCACAAACTGGACTTGGTGAGACCGATGAACGCTATTTCGTCGAAAACTGAAATCGTCAAGGACAACCTTCAGACCACAGGAAGTGACATTTTGAGTGAACCTCAATATGCAGAACTATTTGAAGGATTGGGATGCCTACCCGGGAAGTATTCCATTAAGTTAGATCCATCGGTTACGCCTACTATACACCCACCTCGCAAGGTACCGATTTCGCTGAAGGACAAAGTGTACGAAGAACTCCAGAGAATGGAAGAACTGGGAGTTATCGAACGTCAAACAGAACCTACACCATGGGTAAACAGCATGACAGTTGTGAACAAAGGATCCAAAATTCGAATCTGTATTGACCCTCGAGATCTAAACAATGCCATACAGCGTGAACACTTCCCGTTGAAAACCGTTGAGGATGTGATCGAGAACATGTCTCAAGCAAAGTACTTCACAAAGCTGGATGCCGTAAGTGGTTTTTGGCAAATCCAACTAGATGAGCAAAGTTCCAGACTTTGTACATTCAACTCACCATTTGGACGTTTCCGATTTAAGCGGATGCCCTTTGGTATTAAGTCAGCGTCCGAGGTATTCCAGAAAATCATGTCACAAATGCTGGAAGATATTTCCGGTGCGGAAGTCATCATTGATGATATTTTAGTATGGGGATCTTCGATTGAAGAGCACGATCAGCGTTTACGCAGAGTGTTGCAACGCGCTAAAGAGTACAACCTGAAACTCAGCAAACAAAAGTGTGAGGTACGAAAAACTGAAGTGAAGTATGTAGGACAAGTACTCACCCAGAAAGGAGTAAAACCGGATCCAGAAAAAGTCCGTGCCATCTCCATGATGCAGAAACCAGAAAATCGACAGGAACTATTAACATTCTTAGGACTTGTTCAGTACCTTGGAAAATTTCTTCCGAGACTATCAGATGTCAGTGCTCCACTACGGAAGTTGACTGAAACAGCAGCAGGATCTGAATGGAACTGGAACAAGGAACAGGAAGTCAGTTTCAAAACCATTAAGGCAATGATTATAGAAGCTCCAGTTTTGGCATACTATGACCCAAAACAACCATTGACGCTCTCTGTGGACGCTAGTTCTAAAGGACTTGGTGCTACTATCTTACAGCAGGGTAGACCCATCGCGTACGCCTCAAGAGCACTCACAGCGGCCCAAAGGAACTACGCACAAATAGAGAAGGAAGCCTTAGCAGTGGTATTTGGATGTCATAAGTTTCACCATTACATCTATGGAAGACAGATAACTGTGGAATCAGATCATAAACCATTGGAGTCAATATTTCGTAAACCGCTCTTAGCAGCTCCTATGCGTTTACAAAGACTACTTCTTGCAGTCCAGAAATATGACTTAAAGATAGAATACAAACCTGGGAAACTCATGTTTATCGCTGATGCTTTGAGTCGCCACTACCTAGATGAAACTACAGAAGAACTGGTACCCGAAGTTGATGTCAATAGCATCACGCTTAACCAACATCTACCAATGTCGAAAGACCGCTATACCGAATTTCAACAAGAAACACTACGTGATTCTACTTTGCAACAGCTTCTACACACAGTATTGTCAGGTTGGCCTGAAGCCAAGCAAAACTTGCAATCGACTCTTATTCCGTATTGGTCATTTCGTGATGAGATATCACATGTGGATGGACTACTGTTCAAAGGCAGTAAACTCTTGATTCCGAAGTCGATGCAACAGAAAATGTTGGACTTAGTGCATGAATCACATCTCGGAGTAGTGAAATGCAAGAGCCGAGCGCGAGAGTGTATGTACTGGCCAGGTATGGCAGCACAGATTGAGGACAAAGTTTCAAAGTGTCATATTTGTGCAGAAGTACAGAATTCAAATCCTAAGGAACCAATGATATGTACAGAGTTGCCGGACCGTCCATGGTCCAAGATCGCGTCCGACATATTTGCATACCAGCAAAATCATTACATAATTGCGGTCGATTACTACTCTAAGTGGCCGGAGATCAAGATTCTAAAGGACTTGTCATCATGTCAAGTTGTGAACTCGCTCAAAAGCATGTATTCAAAATATGGAATCCCGGATGAACTAGTATCCGACAATGGTCCGCAGTATACAAGCAAGGAGTTCAAGGATTTCACAAAGGAATATGGATTCACCCACACCACATCAAGTCCGTTGTATCCAAAATCAAATGGACAAGCGGAGAGGATGGTACAAACCGTCAAACGGATTCTCAAGAAAAACAAAGATCCGTACATAGCACTAATGGATTACCGTAACACGGAAATTCAAGGACTAGGAAAATCACCAGCACAGATGTTTCTAGGACGTcgtctgaaaacaaaattaccgaCAACGGCAAAACTTTTGCGTTCCATGAACAATGACACTCATGAGAAATTGAAATCTAGACAGCTaaactttaaaagatttcacgACAGGAATGCAACCAAGAACCTACCAGATCTGCAAGCAGGAGACCGTGTAATGTTGAAAGTACAAAATTCGTGGAAACATGCCAACATCGAGTCAAAACATCACCAACcgaaatcgtttatcgtgtcaTGTGAAGGAAAGCAATACCGTCGCAACCGAAGCAGtatgaaacaaacaaaatcgATTAAAGAAACATCCGAAGTCGAAGGATTTGACTTTCAGCTTCCCGACAGTGTTTCTCAACAGATTCCAGGAACTACTCGTCCGAACAGCGACAATGCTAGTGAACATCCGAACTGTGACCGCGAAACCGAACAAGCTCGATGTACCCGTCCAAAACAAACTCTATCGTTTCCAACTCCACCGCAAGAACTGAACAAAACGCGATCGGGACGTACTATCAAAGCTCCTGGCAAATACGCAGACTATGTTATGCAGACAGTTTAA